A single window of Anaerocolumna chitinilytica DNA harbors:
- a CDS encoding PQQ-binding-like beta-propeller repeat protein, which produces MMKRRFVIFMAVLLMLTGIGASFKEVEAAAALEADSTMTTMSKPSFDYYKSGKVQNKKSTPLKLKLVTSKTNQITDEDEWFQKNKLSLGTYQVPNSFSTISGNLPEGIDDTWNRLMATSAFYDTKYIYCTYGSDFSEGYILNIYDKKTLELVYSLDFSNYKYSPKYVKADYEFIQQKINWATIKDNILYISHSHNTYAKSSNNMNAYITAIDLKDMSIIWRTKALVSNCNNFVIVDGVIISGYGFTDESDYLYQVDINTGKILNKTLLKSAPSYIIKKGKFLYVRTYNTDYKFSISR; this is translated from the coding sequence ATGATGAAAAGAAGATTCGTAATATTTATGGCAGTTTTACTTATGCTCACCGGAATTGGCGCAAGTTTCAAAGAAGTGGAGGCAGCTGCCGCTTTAGAGGCTGATAGTACCATGACGACTATGAGTAAGCCGTCTTTTGACTATTATAAGTCAGGCAAAGTACAAAATAAAAAGAGCACACCGCTTAAACTAAAACTGGTAACGAGTAAAACCAATCAAATTACAGACGAAGATGAGTGGTTTCAGAAGAATAAACTTTCACTGGGAACCTATCAGGTGCCAAATTCTTTCAGTACTATTTCCGGGAATCTACCGGAAGGGATAGACGACACTTGGAATAGGTTAATGGCAACTTCTGCTTTTTATGATACCAAGTATATTTATTGCACCTATGGTTCGGATTTTTCGGAAGGATATATTTTAAACATTTATGATAAGAAAACATTAGAGCTGGTATACTCCTTGGATTTTTCCAATTATAAATATTCGCCGAAATATGTAAAAGCTGATTATGAGTTTATACAGCAAAAAATTAATTGGGCAACCATTAAGGACAATATTTTATATATTTCTCATAGCCACAATACCTATGCCAAAAGCTCGAATAATATGAATGCCTATATAACGGCAATTGATTTAAAAGATATGAGTATTATCTGGAGGACCAAAGCCCTGGTAAGCAATTGCAATAATTTTGTTATTGTTGATGGTGTTATCATCTCAGGTTATGGTTTTACGGATGAATCGGATTATCTGTATCAGGTTGATATCAACACCGGCAAGATCTTGAACAAGACATTGTTAAAATCTGCACCCTCTTATATTATCAAAAAGGGAAAATTCTTGTATGTACGTACTTATAATACAGATTATAAGTTCAGTATAAGCCGGTAA
- the hemC gene encoding hydroxymethylbilane synthase codes for MKETIRIGTRKSKLAMVQTNTIINMLSEIAPNTKFEIIPISTIGDEILDKPLVQFGGKGVFVDVFEEALLNGKIDLAVHSAKDMTMELPKGLGILGIPKREDPRDVLVTYNRQLSKESRAVIGTSSLRRQFQIQQHYQAECFSLRGNVPTRLEKLKKGEYDGIILAVAGLKRLGLMAEEDFKYRIFSTEEFVPAAGQGILAVEGRLEEELSELVSGINDKETAISLMTERRVLEKLNAGCHEAIGVYSEISTGILKIDAIYKREDGIIRVKEEAPIEDYLSAADRIADKLLEK; via the coding sequence GTGAAGGAAACGATTCGTATAGGAACAAGAAAAAGCAAATTGGCAATGGTTCAGACAAATACAATTATCAATATGCTCTCAGAGATTGCACCGAATACAAAGTTTGAGATAATACCAATCAGTACCATAGGAGACGAGATCCTTGATAAACCTTTGGTTCAGTTTGGCGGAAAAGGAGTCTTTGTAGATGTCTTTGAAGAAGCATTGTTAAATGGAAAGATTGACTTGGCGGTGCATAGTGCAAAAGACATGACAATGGAACTTCCGAAAGGTCTTGGAATCCTTGGTATACCCAAACGTGAAGATCCAAGGGATGTCCTGGTGACTTATAACCGGCAGCTATCCAAGGAAAGCAGGGCAGTTATCGGAACCAGCAGCCTTAGGAGGCAATTTCAGATACAGCAGCATTACCAGGCAGAATGCTTTAGCCTAAGAGGAAATGTCCCTACCAGGCTGGAAAAATTAAAAAAAGGGGAGTACGATGGAATTATTCTGGCTGTGGCAGGGTTAAAACGGCTGGGGCTTATGGCAGAAGAGGACTTTAAGTACCGGATATTTTCCACGGAGGAATTTGTCCCGGCTGCCGGTCAGGGCATTCTCGCGGTAGAAGGCCGTCTTGAAGAGGAGTTGTCAGAACTTGTTTCAGGTATTAACGATAAGGAGACCGCAATCAGCTTAATGACCGAAAGAAGAGTACTAGAGAAGCTGAATGCAGGATGTCATGAAGCTATTGGTGTTTATTCGGAGATTAGTACCGGTATTCTTAAGATAGATGCCATATATAAAAGGGAAGATGGAATAATCAGGGTAAAGGAAGAGGCTCCCATAGAAGATTATTTGTCTGCTGCCGACAGGATAGCTGATAAGCTGCTTGAAAAGTAG
- the cobA gene encoding uroporphyrinogen-III C-methyltransferase, which yields MEKYGRVYLVGAGPGDAELLTLKGKRLLQSCDAVIYDRLASEKLLEYVKADCDRIYAGKVVGNHALGQEEINQLIIDKARTCEVVVRLKGGDPFVFGRGGEEVLALQEEGIPYEIVPGVTSAIAAAAYAGIPVTHRGSSQSFTVITGHTAEEEENVPDSMADMAKIPGTLIILMGMGNLEGITEKLIKGGKHPDTPVAVVSNGTTPWQREVRGSLADICNKVKEEGMKAPAIIIIGSVAGLNMKASICYPLSGVRIGITGTKDLREKLTKQLEELGAETITVGALELADYSESSEFDQALQSLEQYHWIVFTSSNAVRLFFQRLKELTIDHRKLSHIRFAAVGSGTAKVLLEYGFYADLVPGEYSAIKLAQELVNAVTPMEKLLIPRAVQGSEELIKTLQEKNISYDDIKIYDVLNNPNLTELSQSQVKQLDYLVFTSSSGVHGFFQSSDKRELLKDTKIVSIGDATKKTLNEYGYNIILTAREASVNGIVECITEDDRNFRGGNR from the coding sequence ATGGAGAAATACGGTAGAGTATACCTGGTAGGTGCAGGTCCTGGTGATGCAGAACTTCTTACCCTGAAAGGTAAAAGGCTTTTACAGTCTTGCGATGCAGTAATCTATGACCGTCTGGCATCAGAGAAGCTTTTAGAATATGTAAAAGCTGACTGTGATCGTATCTACGCCGGGAAGGTTGTCGGCAATCATGCATTAGGACAGGAAGAGATAAATCAGCTTATAATCGATAAAGCGCGTACCTGCGAAGTGGTGGTGCGTTTAAAAGGTGGTGATCCTTTTGTTTTTGGAAGAGGCGGGGAAGAAGTGCTGGCCCTACAGGAAGAAGGGATACCGTATGAAATAGTTCCGGGAGTGACCTCTGCTATAGCAGCAGCTGCCTACGCAGGGATTCCGGTTACCCATAGAGGAAGCAGTCAGAGCTTTACTGTAATCACAGGTCATACCGCAGAAGAAGAGGAAAACGTTCCGGATTCAATGGCAGATATGGCGAAGATTCCCGGAACTCTTATAATTCTAATGGGTATGGGTAATCTGGAGGGTATTACAGAGAAATTGATAAAAGGCGGAAAGCATCCGGATACGCCGGTTGCTGTAGTTTCCAATGGTACCACCCCCTGGCAAAGAGAGGTAAGAGGAAGTCTTGCCGATATCTGCAATAAGGTCAAAGAAGAAGGAATGAAGGCGCCTGCTATTATCATTATCGGCAGTGTGGCAGGACTTAATATGAAAGCTTCTATTTGTTATCCTTTATCAGGAGTCAGAATCGGTATAACAGGTACAAAAGACCTCAGAGAAAAACTGACGAAACAGCTGGAAGAACTGGGAGCAGAAACGATAACTGTTGGCGCTCTGGAATTGGCAGATTATTCGGAAAGCTCTGAATTTGACCAGGCCTTACAGTCTCTGGAACAGTATCACTGGATTGTTTTTACGAGCTCTAATGCAGTCAGACTATTCTTTCAGCGATTGAAGGAACTCACTATTGATCATAGAAAACTATCACATATACGTTTTGCTGCAGTTGGCAGCGGGACAGCCAAAGTCCTGCTGGAATACGGCTTTTACGCTGATTTGGTACCAGGAGAATACTCAGCCATTAAACTGGCACAGGAACTTGTGAATGCAGTAACACCAATGGAAAAACTTTTGATTCCCAGAGCAGTACAAGGTTCAGAAGAGTTAATAAAAACATTACAGGAAAAGAATATCTCTTACGATGATATTAAAATATATGATGTGTTAAACAATCCGAATTTAACAGAGCTGTCACAATCACAAGTGAAACAATTGGATTATCTGGTGTTTACCAGTTCTTCAGGGGTTCATGGCTTCTTTCAAAGCAGCGATAAAAGGGAACTCCTGAAAGATACAAAAATTGTCTCTATAGGTGACGCTACCAAAAAGACATTAAACGAGTATGGCTATAACATAATTCTTACTGCCAGAGAAGCAAGTGTAAATGGAATAGTAGAATGCATTACAGAAGACGACAGGAATTTCAGAGGGGGAAACAGATGA
- the hemA gene encoding glutamyl-tRNA reductase has translation MYVISISHKIATVEIRERFSFSKEEQEEFLRLVMDQGHYEECVILSTCNRCEVYFTPSPANAGFEAVQEMEKLLTEFKKTELSLLLKYFLVYNEEKAIQHLFSVTCGMDSMVIGEDEILGQVKDAYTRALNLKATKYMLNTLFQAAITCAKRIKTDTRLSKTPVSIGTLAANEVFRFGGDIKRVLIIGMTGKMGTIIMKNLYGKENIQITGTSRNHNSIEIINREYRNLRMIDFKERYEYIDEADIVISATTSPHYTITCKELSESIRTGKERLFLDLSVPLDIDREITKINGVNLHDIDFYQQISRQNFELKEQETIRAAQMIEEHLDNAKKEVIFHSFLPDLPDIGNAMEKIRPANLIYELKDRANSEELSVMLQLVRKLL, from the coding sequence ATGTATGTAATCAGTATAAGCCATAAAATCGCAACCGTTGAAATCAGAGAAAGATTCTCTTTTTCCAAAGAGGAACAGGAAGAATTCTTGCGGCTGGTCATGGACCAGGGACATTATGAAGAATGTGTGATACTTTCCACCTGTAATCGCTGCGAGGTATATTTTACACCTTCACCAGCTAATGCAGGCTTTGAGGCTGTTCAGGAGATGGAGAAGCTGCTGACGGAGTTCAAAAAGACAGAGCTTTCGCTGTTGCTTAAGTACTTTTTAGTATATAATGAAGAGAAAGCAATACAGCATTTGTTCTCCGTTACCTGTGGTATGGATTCTATGGTAATCGGCGAAGATGAGATTTTAGGACAGGTTAAGGATGCTTATACCAGGGCACTGAACTTAAAGGCTACAAAATATATGTTAAATACATTGTTCCAGGCTGCTATTACCTGTGCAAAGAGGATAAAAACAGATACCAGATTATCTAAGACCCCGGTATCCATTGGAACACTGGCGGCAAATGAAGTGTTTCGTTTTGGGGGAGATATAAAACGTGTACTAATTATCGGTATGACCGGAAAAATGGGGACAATCATTATGAAGAACCTGTATGGAAAAGAGAACATACAGATTACCGGAACATCACGCAATCATAATTCCATTGAGATTATTAACCGAGAGTATAGGAATCTCAGGATGATTGATTTTAAAGAAAGATATGAATACATAGACGAAGCTGACATCGTTATTAGCGCAACTACAAGTCCCCATTATACCATTACCTGTAAGGAACTCTCAGAAAGTATCAGGACCGGAAAAGAACGTCTTTTCCTTGACCTGTCCGTGCCCTTGGATATAGACCGGGAAATTACGAAGATAAATGGTGTCAACCTGCATGATATTGACTTCTATCAACAGATTTCCCGCCAAAATTTCGAACTAAAAGAACAGGAAACAATTCGCGCCGCTCAGATGATAGAAGAACATTTGGATAATGCGAAAAAAGAAGTAATATTTCATTCCTTTCTGCCTGACCTGCCGGATATAGGTAATGCAATGGAGAAGATACGGCCTGCTAATCTCATCTATGAGTTAAAAGACAGAGCCAATAGTGAGGAGTTATCTGTAATGCTGCAGCTGGTTAGAAAGTTATTATAA
- the hemB gene encoding porphobilinogen synthase, which translates to MKRLRKLRTNETMRKLVRETKLQISELVYPIFVIEGENIKNPIPSMPGIHQYSIDRLEEELERITERGIGSILIFGIPEHKDEVGSGAYQEDGITQRAIRFIKENYPKLLVIADVCLCEYTSHGHCGLVRNGKILNDETLPLLAQASVSLARAGADIIAPSDMMDGRIQAIREALDANGFIDIVIMAYSAKYSSAYYSPFREAAHSAPGFGDRKTYQMDYANGREAILEVEADLEEGADMVMVKPALAYLDVIKEVSQTFDSPVAAYNVSGEYSMVKAAAANGWIDEKKIVLENLTAIKRAGARIIITYHALDVAGWLKEEEL; encoded by the coding sequence ATGAAGCGTTTAAGAAAACTTAGAACAAATGAAACCATGAGAAAGCTGGTCAGGGAGACGAAGCTCCAGATTTCAGAGCTGGTTTATCCTATATTTGTTATAGAAGGTGAAAATATTAAGAATCCCATACCATCCATGCCGGGTATCCATCAATACTCTATTGACCGATTAGAGGAAGAGCTGGAGAGAATTACGGAAAGAGGAATAGGAAGTATCCTCATTTTTGGCATACCGGAACATAAAGATGAGGTGGGAAGCGGTGCCTATCAGGAGGATGGCATTACACAGAGAGCCATCCGATTTATAAAGGAAAATTACCCAAAGCTCCTGGTAATAGCAGATGTATGCCTCTGTGAGTACACTTCTCATGGGCATTGCGGCCTTGTGAGAAACGGTAAGATCTTAAATGACGAGACCTTGCCCTTATTAGCACAGGCATCCGTTAGTTTAGCAAGGGCCGGCGCTGATATTATTGCTCCTTCTGATATGATGGATGGAAGAATACAAGCAATTCGGGAAGCGTTGGATGCTAATGGCTTTATTGATATTGTAATTATGGCATATAGTGCAAAGTATTCCTCTGCTTATTACTCACCTTTTCGAGAAGCTGCTCATTCTGCACCCGGTTTTGGAGACCGGAAGACATACCAGATGGATTATGCCAATGGCAGAGAAGCTATTCTTGAGGTTGAGGCTGATTTAGAAGAAGGGGCAGATATGGTTATGGTAAAGCCTGCTCTGGCTTATTTGGATGTCATTAAAGAAGTATCGCAAACCTTTGACAGTCCGGTAGCAGCTTATAATGTCAGCGGAGAGTATTCCATGGTGAAGGCAGCTGCGGCGAATGGTTGGATTGATGAAAAGAAAATCGTCCTGGAAAATCTTACTGCGATCAAAAGAGCCGGAGCCAGAATTATTATAACTTACCATGCTCTGGATGTTGCCGGGTGGCTAAAGGAGGAAGAACTATGA
- a CDS encoding MerR family transcriptional regulator, whose protein sequence is MNQAIQIEGVWYKMYSRGQFAVIGKVGRKALRLYEEAGLLIPTSKREDNGYSYYTAEQFEELLRIKEYRKFGFSLKEIKQIINGEVNEKTALTEREVQLEHEIQNSISVKLQLEKYASGQRMNAQEEYEIGRKLFTEKTILFRKENIEAEDLGVSVGKLYEIAAQNGLIAVDSHYVRYDKVFEGNGEFFMETCLPVADTHILQEEFLKKEEPAFCIYTVHRTGFSTICKAHQKLKEYAEMNNIELTGKVFEVYNRDMSAEIYYEICTV, encoded by the coding sequence ATGAATCAGGCAATCCAAATAGAAGGAGTATGGTATAAAATGTATTCAAGAGGTCAATTTGCGGTTATCGGAAAAGTAGGAAGAAAAGCACTTAGATTATATGAAGAAGCAGGCTTGTTAATACCGACATCAAAAAGGGAAGATAATGGATATAGCTATTATACAGCGGAGCAATTCGAAGAACTGCTCCGTATCAAGGAATATAGAAAGTTCGGATTTTCTCTCAAGGAGATAAAGCAGATAATAAACGGAGAAGTGAATGAAAAGACAGCGCTGACTGAAAGGGAAGTTCAATTGGAGCATGAAATACAGAATAGTATAAGTGTGAAGCTGCAGTTGGAGAAGTATGCCTCAGGGCAGCGAATGAATGCTCAGGAGGAATATGAGATTGGCAGAAAATTGTTTACTGAAAAAACCATATTGTTTCGTAAAGAGAATATAGAAGCAGAAGATCTTGGGGTCAGCGTAGGTAAACTATATGAAATTGCTGCTCAGAACGGTTTGATTGCAGTGGACTCTCATTATGTTAGATATGATAAGGTATTCGAAGGAAACGGAGAATTTTTTATGGAGACATGTCTACCGGTTGCGGATACACATATTCTGCAAGAGGAGTTTTTAAAGAAAGAAGAGCCGGCCTTTTGCATATATACAGTTCATAGAACAGGTTTCTCCACAATATGTAAGGCTCATCAGAAATTAAAGGAATATGCAGAAATGAATAACATTGAGCTTACAGGTAAAGTCTTTGAGGTATACAACCGTGATATGAGTGCGGAGATTTATTATGAGATTTGCACAGTGTAA
- a CDS encoding precorrin-2 dehydrogenase/sirohydrochlorin ferrochelatase family protein has translation MGYFPLFVDLKNKKCLIVGGGRIAYRKILALLDFEADITVVAPSVINDIAILKDRIYIQMEEYKEKDLEGAFLTIAATNNSDLNGKIASDCRTRNILVNTVDEIDRCDFLFPAYIKKGNISIGITTSGHSPLMAGYLKKEISENLPDYYEPLIDTLGSCREYVKNTVPEEDKRADIMKELVRIGLENKGCLTETDVQGVILKIVEEGSGK, from the coding sequence ATGGGTTATTTTCCATTGTTTGTTGATCTTAAAAATAAGAAATGCCTTATTGTGGGAGGCGGCAGAATAGCCTACCGTAAAATCCTGGCACTGCTTGATTTTGAAGCGGATATAACAGTAGTTGCTCCGTCAGTCATCAACGATATAGCAATACTCAAAGACCGTATTTACATTCAAATGGAGGAGTATAAAGAAAAAGACCTTGAAGGTGCCTTTTTAACCATAGCGGCAACCAATAATTCGGACCTGAATGGGAAGATAGCATCTGATTGCAGAACCAGAAATATATTGGTCAATACAGTAGATGAGATAGATCGATGCGATTTCTTATTTCCTGCTTATATAAAAAAAGGGAATATATCAATTGGGATAACTACCTCGGGACACAGCCCGCTAATGGCAGGATATCTAAAAAAGGAGATAAGTGAGAATCTGCCGGATTATTATGAACCTCTGATCGATACCCTTGGCAGCTGCCGGGAATATGTGAAGAATACCGTTCCAGAGGAAGATAAACGGGCGGATATTATGAAGGAACTAGTAAGAATAGGTCTGGAAAACAAAGGGTGTCTGACGGAGACAGATGTACAAGGGGTCATCTTGAAGATAGTTGAGGAAGGAAGTGGTAAGTAG
- a CDS encoding MATE family efflux transporter, giving the protein MKNDLTTGNPMKLIIGFTIPILIGNIVQQLYYVIDSIIVGNLLGVNALAAVGSTGSLTFLVIGWIMGMTGGFAIIVAQRFGAEDIKGVKHYVAMSFYLCIIMAFLMTIGLLLANRWILTIMNTPKEIFQDTYHFIRIIYIGITATIAYNILASVLRALGDSKTPLYFLLLSSVLNVALDYLFIAGLSMGVEGAGIATVISQAFASILCLIYMLKKHPILRLKRQDAHFSGKSAFKLTGMGLPMGLQFSITAIGTMMVQVALNHLGTVYIAAFTAASRIQNIITQPLPSFGASLATYVGQNTGARKMDRVRAGVRATFIISIVCSVLSMAAVLIFGDILVKLFVNGDSAEVVEKAKIYFYAVAGFYIPLGLIFVYRNSLQGLGDGMLPMLGGIFELFARGLVVILLAKPLGYFGICLANPVAWVSALIPIIPAYYYRVRKLSSNMP; this is encoded by the coding sequence ATGAAGAATGATTTAACAACCGGTAACCCGATGAAATTAATAATTGGTTTTACAATCCCAATTCTGATAGGAAATATTGTTCAGCAGCTCTATTATGTTATTGATTCCATTATTGTTGGAAATCTCCTGGGGGTGAATGCTCTGGCCGCTGTAGGGTCTACCGGTTCTCTGACCTTCTTAGTTATAGGCTGGATTATGGGAATGACAGGTGGATTTGCTATTATAGTTGCCCAGCGTTTCGGAGCGGAAGATATAAAAGGTGTAAAGCATTATGTAGCCATGTCATTCTACTTGTGTATCATTATGGCTTTTTTAATGACCATAGGACTTCTTTTGGCTAACCGATGGATTTTGACAATAATGAATACACCAAAGGAAATATTTCAGGATACCTATCATTTTATCAGGATTATCTACATAGGTATTACTGCAACAATTGCCTATAACATATTGGCCTCCGTACTTAGAGCTTTAGGGGACAGCAAAACTCCGCTTTACTTTTTATTGCTTTCTTCTGTTTTGAATGTGGCTCTGGATTATCTCTTTATCGCAGGGCTTTCTATGGGAGTAGAAGGCGCCGGAATCGCTACGGTTATTTCTCAGGCTTTTGCTTCTATCCTCTGTTTAATATATATGCTTAAAAAACACCCAATCCTTCGCCTGAAAAGGCAGGATGCTCATTTCTCTGGAAAAAGTGCCTTTAAGTTAACCGGAATGGGTCTACCCATGGGACTTCAGTTTTCTATAACAGCTATCGGCACAATGATGGTACAGGTAGCTTTAAATCACCTTGGAACAGTTTACATAGCAGCATTTACGGCTGCCAGCCGAATACAGAATATAATTACACAGCCTCTTCCGTCATTTGGTGCAAGTCTGGCTACCTATGTAGGCCAGAATACCGGAGCCAGGAAAATGGATAGGGTAAGGGCGGGAGTTCGCGCTACCTTTATAATATCTATCGTTTGCAGTGTTTTATCAATGGCGGCTGTACTCATCTTTGGAGATATACTGGTGAAGTTATTTGTGAATGGGGACAGTGCAGAGGTAGTTGAGAAAGCCAAGATATATTTTTATGCGGTAGCAGGCTTTTATATCCCTCTGGGACTAATCTTTGTTTACCGTAATTCACTGCAAGGCCTGGGGGATGGAATGCTTCCTATGCTTGGAGGAATCTTCGAGTTATTCGCAAGAGGCTTGGTAGTTATTCTCCTTGCAAAGCCCCTTGGGTATTTTGGAATCTGCCTTGCCAATCCGGTTGCCTGGGTATCAGCGTTAATACCGATTATTCCGGCATACTATTACAGAGTGAGGAAACTTAGCAGTAATATGCCTTAG
- a CDS encoding helix-turn-helix domain-containing protein, producing the protein MEWLDKINSAIDYMEAHMEKKMDYQKAAKIACCSLSGFQRMFTFATDITLSEYVRCRRMALSAYDLIHGDEKVVEVALKYGYESAAAFTRAFQTFHGVPPTAVRKLGIYTEYPRITLEIKVNGGSLCMSTKPIVRIEEHGNERLAGFFVNCKAPEEAAWNMLRKWSTNQLKDYPARRYIGCAPKGHHPEGEEHQTEEADIVHEYLAYVFLFEEEGRENTFKGAEVCDGPKGLFLVGDVALNEFRDDGTIDIGESMMKAYGVMSEFLKETSAYEFDMGTRPYYEEHVFTKEWFETGGEMAGFKLWLPIKKLSECC; encoded by the coding sequence ATGGAATGGCTTGATAAAATAAATAGTGCTATTGATTATATGGAAGCACACATGGAGAAGAAAATGGATTACCAAAAGGCGGCTAAGATTGCCTGCTGCTCACTGTCCGGATTTCAGAGAATGTTTACCTTTGCCACAGATATAACATTATCTGAATATGTACGCTGCAGAAGAATGGCATTATCGGCCTATGATTTAATTCACGGAGATGAAAAGGTAGTTGAGGTGGCCTTAAAATACGGCTATGAGTCAGCAGCGGCATTTACCAGGGCTTTTCAGACTTTTCATGGTGTACCTCCGACTGCGGTAAGAAAGCTGGGAATCTACACGGAATATCCGCGTATAACATTAGAAATAAAGGTGAATGGAGGGAGTTTATGTATGAGTACGAAACCAATTGTACGCATTGAAGAACATGGCAATGAACGGCTTGCAGGCTTCTTTGTGAATTGTAAGGCACCGGAAGAAGCTGCCTGGAATATGCTCAGAAAATGGAGTACTAACCAGCTAAAGGACTATCCTGCCCGCAGATATATCGGTTGTGCGCCGAAAGGGCATCATCCCGAGGGAGAAGAGCATCAGACTGAGGAGGCGGACATCGTTCACGAATATTTGGCTTATGTATTTTTGTTCGAGGAGGAAGGAAGGGAGAATACTTTTAAAGGAGCAGAAGTCTGTGATGGTCCCAAAGGTCTGTTTCTGGTGGGAGATGTTGCTCTAAACGAATTCCGGGATGACGGCACCATTGATATTGGTGAGTCTATGATGAAGGCTTACGGAGTGATGTCGGAATTTTTAAAGGAGACCTCAGCCTATGAGTTTGATATGGGGACAAGGCCGTATTACGAGGAACATGTCTTTACAAAGGAATGGTTTGAAACAGGTGGAGAGATGGCAGGCTTTAAATTATGGCTCCCGATAAAAAAGCTTTCAGAATGCTGTTGA
- a CDS encoding uracil-DNA glycosylase family protein, producing the protein MLLDMNKCLLEFSEENGISLQGVQFPQVSLAAENVEVIMINEVPPENPSDYFYSKSENPGYMKTVQALFADAGITVGSIEDIIGRGIYLTTAVKSSKSGYAVDTAKIIEHLPILEYEIGLFPNLKVIMLMGDVAKKALNYIAKKNTKKNVIPSESTYKIRSNEFFYQNKRVFPSYIMTGGNILIEKSKCRMISEDIIRMEEYLKQSRDNRILNINK; encoded by the coding sequence ATGTTACTGGATATGAATAAATGTTTATTAGAATTTTCAGAGGAAAATGGAATTTCGCTGCAAGGTGTTCAATTTCCTCAGGTTTCTTTAGCTGCCGAGAATGTAGAGGTAATTATGATAAATGAAGTACCCCCGGAAAATCCATCGGATTATTTTTACAGCAAATCTGAGAATCCGGGTTATATGAAGACAGTACAGGCACTTTTTGCAGATGCGGGTATTACTGTTGGGAGTATTGAGGATATAATAGGCCGTGGAATTTATCTTACAACAGCAGTGAAATCCTCTAAATCCGGATATGCGGTGGATACTGCCAAAATTATAGAGCATCTGCCTATATTGGAATATGAGATAGGCCTGTTTCCCAATCTAAAGGTTATTATGCTTATGGGAGATGTGGCAAAGAAAGCTTTAAATTACATCGCAAAGAAAAATACGAAGAAGAACGTAATCCCATCTGAAAGCACCTATAAAATCCGCAGTAACGAATTTTTCTATCAAAATAAGCGTGTTTTTCCGTCCTATATTATGACTGGTGGAAACATACTTATTGAAAAGTCCAAGTGTCGTATGATCAGCGAAGATATAATTAGAATGGAAGAGTATCTGAAACAAAGCAGAGACAATAGGATTTTAAATATTAATAAATAA